In the genome of Cutibacterium equinum, one region contains:
- a CDS encoding galactokinase family protein has protein sequence MTRWFVPGRIEVLGKHTDYAGGSTLVAAVDRGVTISVESGDMGLTASTDAAPGELSLKAGCDPKLPAGHWGRYAQAVLDRLTANFGELAPARIRLTSDLPLASGMSSSSALVSAIVLGLADFNGLPGTTAWQDNITDDVDLAGYLACHENGMTFKGLAGDAGVGTFGGSEDHTAMVCSEAGQLGQFRFCPIRLERRVPFPEDMSFVVMVSGVAAEKTGAARHLYNAASLATREIVSRWNSSTGRHDAVIGDTLVVDPDAEKLYEVVRDREDLTRRLDHFLTESERIIPGASEALASGDLEGFGRMAHESQLAAEELLGNQVPQTSALARIAQDLGAVGSTSFGAGFGGSVWALVSSAEAKEFADKWLAAYRDEYPEEGSQASTIVTRPGSAARRLD, from the coding sequence GTGACGCGTTGGTTCGTTCCCGGGCGGATCGAGGTCCTCGGAAAACACACTGATTACGCCGGTGGGTCCACCTTGGTTGCCGCAGTGGATCGCGGCGTGACGATTTCGGTGGAGTCAGGGGACATGGGGCTCACGGCATCGACCGATGCGGCCCCTGGTGAGTTGTCGTTGAAGGCGGGCTGCGATCCAAAACTGCCGGCAGGACACTGGGGAAGGTACGCCCAGGCCGTGCTCGATCGTCTGACGGCCAATTTTGGCGAACTGGCCCCAGCGAGGATCCGGTTGACCTCTGACCTACCACTTGCCAGCGGAATGAGCTCTTCGTCGGCTCTGGTCAGCGCGATTGTGCTTGGCCTCGCCGATTTCAACGGGTTGCCTGGCACCACTGCTTGGCAAGACAACATCACCGATGACGTTGACCTGGCGGGGTACTTGGCATGCCACGAGAACGGTATGACCTTCAAGGGCCTTGCTGGCGACGCTGGCGTGGGAACTTTTGGCGGCTCAGAGGATCACACCGCAATGGTGTGCAGTGAGGCCGGCCAGCTGGGGCAATTCCGCTTCTGCCCCATCCGATTGGAGAGACGAGTTCCGTTCCCTGAGGACATGTCGTTCGTCGTCATGGTGTCGGGGGTGGCCGCTGAGAAGACTGGAGCTGCCCGGCACCTTTACAACGCGGCGTCCTTGGCAACTCGAGAGATTGTCAGTCGATGGAATTCGAGCACTGGCCGGCATGACGCGGTCATCGGTGATACCCTTGTGGTCGATCCCGATGCCGAGAAGCTGTATGAGGTGGTGCGGGATCGGGAGGATCTCACTCGACGGCTCGACCACTTCCTGACTGAGTCCGAAAGGATCATTCCGGGAGCGTCCGAGGCGCTAGCGAGTGGCGACCTCGAGGGATTTGGCCGAATGGCCCATGAATCTCAGCTGGCAGCCGAGGAGCTTCTTGGCAACCAGGTTCCGCAGACCAGTGCGTTGGCACGCATCGCACAAGATCTCGGGGCGGTCGGATCGACCTCCTTTGGTGCTGGTTTTGGTGGCTCAGTGTGGGCGCTGGTTTCGTCCGCCGAGGCGAAGGAGTTCGCCGATAAGTGGCTCGCCGCGTATCGCGACGAATACCCAGAGGAAGGTTCCCAGGCGTCGACTATCGTCACCCGCCCGGGCTCTGCTGCCCGGCGTCTGGACTGA
- a CDS encoding nucleotidyltransferase family protein, which yields MTHDPVTQQAPHKVVIMARGLGTRMRKAAEGVSLTAEQASAAAAGVKAMISLDGRPFLDYVISSLADAGFDQFCLVIGPEHDLIRDYYDSCEKSRVEITYAIQEQPLGTADAVAAAEDFAGDDRVLVVNSDNFYPEDAVARLRDVPASATLGFTKRAMIEQSNIDPERIRAFALLDSDDSGQLTDIIEKPAPEVVDAAGEAALVSMNCFLLTPRIFEACRSIEKSARGEYEIVDAVRWMVEHGERFAVVPVEAGVLDMSNRGDIASVVDALSGREVRL from the coding sequence ATGACACACGATCCCGTGACACAGCAAGCTCCTCACAAGGTCGTCATCATGGCGCGCGGTCTAGGAACCCGCATGCGTAAGGCCGCCGAGGGGGTCTCTCTCACTGCAGAGCAGGCAAGCGCCGCAGCTGCCGGCGTCAAGGCAATGATCAGCCTGGATGGGCGCCCGTTCCTCGACTACGTGATTTCTTCCCTCGCAGATGCTGGGTTCGACCAATTCTGTCTGGTGATCGGCCCGGAGCATGATCTGATTCGCGATTACTACGACTCGTGCGAGAAGTCGCGAGTCGAGATCACATACGCGATTCAAGAGCAGCCGCTCGGTACCGCTGACGCTGTTGCAGCCGCCGAGGACTTCGCCGGGGACGACAGAGTCCTCGTTGTGAACTCGGACAATTTCTACCCCGAGGACGCCGTTGCCAGGCTCCGCGATGTACCCGCATCGGCGACGCTCGGATTCACGAAGCGTGCCATGATCGAGCAGTCCAACATCGATCCGGAGCGTATTCGTGCCTTCGCACTGCTGGATTCCGACGATTCTGGTCAGCTCACTGACATCATCGAGAAGCCGGCCCCCGAAGTTGTTGACGCTGCCGGAGAAGCTGCGCTGGTCTCGATGAACTGTTTCCTGCTCACCCCGAGAATCTTCGAAGCCTGCCGCTCCATCGAGAAGTCTGCGCGTGGGGAGTACGAGATCGTTGATGCGGTGCGGTGGATGGTCGAGCATGGCGAGCGGTTTGCGGTTGTTCCCGTCGAAGCGGGGGTTCTCGACATGTCGAACCGTGGGGACATCGCTTCAGTGGTCGACGCGCTCAGCGGTCGTGAGGTGAGACTGTGA
- a CDS encoding endonuclease domain-containing protein: MELVDILEASGGVAKISSVGRVARQARKAAREGRVVRPLPRIVMTMEAARRPDAWIRAVMLWRPNAVFTGRAALYLAGMRDLDVTQIDVIIPHAMPRLPRRRWLRFHRAGCESIIDDHNGFRTSHAYTCFWLALRGDWEAATATLRAGWVNPEDLRDARRRMARKASPGTTKEVLRQLLDRPWSVAERELHALLHQYRVNGWKANERLWINGRVVFPDLWFKQEKVIIEVDGYAFHGKPRDYEMTARRHALLVGAGWRVIRVTPTMIREAPELVLDTIRSALWRRHRGVLAPM; the protein is encoded by the coding sequence ATGGAGCTAGTTGACATTCTTGAGGCCAGTGGTGGCGTAGCGAAAATCAGTTCGGTGGGCCGCGTTGCGCGGCAGGCGCGGAAAGCTGCACGAGAAGGGCGGGTCGTCAGACCTCTGCCCAGAATCGTCATGACGATGGAGGCAGCGCGGCGACCTGACGCTTGGATTCGGGCCGTCATGTTGTGGCGACCGAATGCGGTTTTTACCGGGCGTGCCGCTCTCTACTTGGCGGGTATGAGAGACCTTGACGTCACGCAGATCGACGTCATAATCCCGCATGCGATGCCTCGATTGCCAAGGAGACGGTGGTTACGGTTCCACCGGGCCGGGTGCGAGTCGATCATCGACGATCACAATGGGTTCCGGACGAGTCATGCCTACACGTGCTTCTGGTTGGCCCTCCGAGGGGATTGGGAAGCAGCCACGGCCACCCTCCGCGCAGGATGGGTGAATCCTGAGGACCTCCGAGATGCCCGACGCCGTATGGCCCGTAAGGCGTCACCTGGAACCACCAAAGAAGTACTGAGGCAGCTACTCGATCGGCCCTGGTCGGTAGCGGAACGCGAACTTCATGCGCTCTTGCATCAGTACCGAGTCAACGGGTGGAAAGCGAACGAGAGACTGTGGATCAACGGCCGCGTGGTGTTCCCTGACCTCTGGTTCAAGCAGGAGAAGGTCATCATCGAGGTTGATGGTTACGCCTTTCATGGCAAGCCTCGAGATTACGAGATGACCGCTCGGCGTCATGCCCTGCTGGTCGGGGCCGGGTGGCGTGTCATCCGCGTGACGCCAACGATGATTCGTGAGGCTCCAGAGCTTGTTCTCGACACCATCAGGTCGGCATTGTGGCGGCGCCATCGAGGGGTGCTCGCTCCGATGTGA
- the fumC gene encoding class II fumarate hydratase, translating to MAEMRIEKDSMGEVEVPAEHYWGAQTQRSLHNFEIGRDTFVWGRDMIRALGTLKKSAALANKELGELPGDVADLIVKAADEVIAGQLDDEFPLVVFQTGSGTQSNMNTNEVISNRAIELAGGERGSKNPVHPNDHVNRGQSSNDTFPTAMHIAVVCALNERLYPAVQQLRDTLDEKARKYDDVVMVGRTHLQDATPIRLGQVISGWVAQIDFALDGIRYADSRARELAIGGTAVGTGLNAHPDFGPTVARYATEETGIEFKQADNLFAALGAHDALVQVSGSLRVLADALMKIANDVRWYASGPRNGIGELLIPENEPGSSIMPGKVNPTQCEAMTMVATRVFGNDATVGFAGSQGNFQLNVFKPVMAHACLESIRLIADSCISFDKHCAYGIEPNPDKIKENLDKNLMQVTALNRHIGYDLASKIAKNAHHKGISLRESALTVGGMSEEDFDKWVVPADMTHPSAAE from the coding sequence ATGGCAGAGATGCGCATTGAGAAAGACAGCATGGGCGAGGTCGAAGTACCCGCCGAGCACTACTGGGGCGCCCAGACACAGCGTTCCCTTCACAACTTCGAGATCGGCCGTGACACCTTCGTCTGGGGCCGGGACATGATCCGTGCTCTCGGAACTCTCAAGAAGTCCGCGGCACTGGCCAACAAGGAACTGGGTGAGCTGCCGGGCGACGTCGCCGACCTCATCGTCAAGGCCGCTGACGAGGTCATCGCCGGACAGCTCGACGACGAGTTCCCGCTGGTCGTCTTCCAGACCGGTTCGGGCACCCAGTCCAACATGAACACCAACGAGGTCATCAGCAACCGTGCTATCGAGCTGGCCGGCGGCGAGCGCGGCTCGAAGAATCCGGTCCACCCGAACGACCACGTCAACCGCGGCCAGTCCTCCAACGACACCTTCCCGACGGCCATGCACATCGCCGTCGTGTGCGCCCTCAACGAGCGCCTCTACCCGGCTGTCCAGCAGCTTCGCGACACCCTCGACGAGAAGGCCAGGAAGTACGACGACGTCGTGATGGTCGGCCGCACGCACCTGCAGGACGCCACCCCGATCCGTCTTGGTCAGGTCATCAGCGGCTGGGTCGCCCAGATCGACTTCGCCCTGGACGGTATCCGTTACGCTGACTCCCGCGCTCGGGAGCTGGCCATCGGAGGCACCGCCGTCGGCACCGGCCTCAACGCCCACCCCGATTTTGGCCCGACCGTTGCCAGGTACGCGACCGAGGAGACCGGCATCGAGTTCAAACAGGCCGACAACCTTTTCGCCGCCCTGGGCGCCCACGACGCCTTGGTGCAAGTGTCCGGTTCGCTGCGGGTCCTCGCTGACGCCCTCATGAAGATCGCCAACGACGTCCGTTGGTACGCATCTGGTCCGCGTAACGGCATCGGCGAACTCCTCATCCCCGAGAACGAGCCCGGCTCCTCGATCATGCCTGGCAAGGTCAACCCGACCCAGTGTGAGGCCATGACGATGGTCGCCACCCGCGTCTTCGGCAACGACGCGACGGTCGGTTTCGCCGGTTCCCAGGGCAACTTCCAGCTCAACGTGTTCAAGCCCGTCATGGCTCATGCCTGCCTGGAGTCCATCCGCCTCATCGCCGATTCGTGCATCAGCTTCGACAAGCACTGCGCCTACGGCATCGAGCCGAACCCGGACAAGATCAAGGAGAACCTCGACAAAAACCTCATGCAGGTCACGGCCCTCAACCGTCACATCGGTTACGACCTGGCCTCGAAGATCGCCAAGAACGCGCACCACAAGGGCATCAGCCTGCGCGAGTCCGCTCTGACGGTTGGTGGCATGAGCGAAGAGGACTTCGACAAGTGGGTCGTCCCCGCTGACATGACTCACCCCAGCGCTGCCGAGTGA
- a CDS encoding carbohydrate ABC transporter permease, with the protein MAHDKTAVTKDGIRYRPSLAGLPPRSIAPSKTARTITQVILAFVACYFLLPIVWLLIASTKNNTDLVSTPGFAFGEFNWAANWHSLMAWTKGMFLRWVLNSLLYSTVAGVVGTFISVACGYAMAKFQFPGRRVLLVVIMTGLLMPVALLTVPLYLLFIKMHLVNTVWAMIIPSMVSPFGVFLGNVYADSSVPTELLEAARIDGAGEFRIFSTMVLRLLAPAMVTIFLFIFVATWNNFLLPLMMITNESLQPVTQGLYGMMSYFAPDKGAVMLASVIGVIPLVVLFLILQRYWQSGLAAGAVKG; encoded by the coding sequence ATGGCACACGACAAGACTGCCGTCACCAAAGACGGCATCCGTTACCGCCCGTCGCTGGCTGGGCTTCCGCCACGCTCCATTGCTCCCTCCAAGACGGCCCGGACGATCACGCAGGTGATCCTGGCCTTCGTAGCCTGCTATTTCTTGCTACCCATCGTCTGGTTGCTCATTGCCTCGACCAAGAACAACACCGACCTTGTGAGTACCCCTGGGTTTGCCTTTGGCGAGTTCAACTGGGCTGCCAACTGGCATTCCCTCATGGCCTGGACCAAGGGGATGTTCCTACGTTGGGTTCTCAATTCACTGTTGTACTCGACCGTCGCGGGCGTCGTGGGGACGTTCATTTCTGTCGCTTGCGGGTACGCGATGGCCAAATTCCAGTTCCCCGGTCGCCGGGTGCTGCTTGTTGTCATCATGACTGGTCTGTTGATGCCGGTCGCCCTGCTCACCGTCCCGCTCTACCTGTTGTTCATCAAGATGCACCTGGTCAACACGGTGTGGGCGATGATCATCCCGTCGATGGTGAGCCCGTTCGGCGTCTTCCTCGGCAATGTTTATGCCGACTCTTCGGTTCCCACGGAGCTCCTGGAGGCTGCCCGCATCGACGGAGCTGGCGAATTTCGGATCTTCTCCACGATGGTGTTGCGCTTGCTAGCCCCTGCCATGGTGACGATCTTCCTGTTCATTTTCGTCGCCACGTGGAACAACTTCCTACTGCCGTTGATGATGATCACCAACGAGAGTCTGCAACCGGTGACCCAGGGCCTTTACGGCATGATGTCGTACTTCGCCCCGGACAAGGGTGCCGTGATGCTGGCCTCTGTCATCGGCGTCATCCCGCTGGTGGTTTTGTTCCTGATCCTGCAACGCTACTGGCAGTCCGGACTAGCCGCCGGCGCTGTCAAGGGGTGA
- a CDS encoding carbohydrate ABC transporter permease → MASRKARHEALTGWLFALPFTVVFIIVFVAPIIESVRAAFHKQVAEGGGLFGGGRMVEKFVGLQNFQEVCTNPAFWHGIGRVMLFGVFQIPIMILAALFLALVIDSYLVRHPGFWRLSYFLPYAIPGLVAAIMWTYLYLPEISPFAGHLSFSLLSSHVILGSMANMTTWTFTGYNMLIFLAALQAVPSELYEAARIDGASGWQIMTKIKIPMVRGAALLAVLLSIIGTVQLFNEPTVLATVATWMPRDYTPMMMAYNTMNGNISPSGAGPASAVSIMMALVAGVLAMIYALVQRKAD, encoded by the coding sequence ATGGCCAGTCGAAAGGCTAGACACGAGGCGCTGACCGGCTGGTTGTTCGCGTTGCCGTTCACCGTCGTCTTCATCATCGTGTTCGTTGCCCCCATCATCGAGAGTGTCCGGGCGGCTTTCCACAAGCAGGTTGCCGAAGGTGGAGGCTTGTTCGGTGGCGGCCGGATGGTGGAGAAATTCGTCGGCCTGCAGAACTTCCAGGAAGTGTGCACCAATCCGGCCTTCTGGCACGGCATTGGTCGCGTCATGCTCTTTGGCGTCTTCCAGATCCCGATCATGATCCTCGCGGCCTTGTTTTTGGCTCTGGTCATTGATTCCTATCTGGTGCGTCACCCCGGATTCTGGCGCCTGTCCTACTTCCTCCCCTATGCGATTCCGGGCCTCGTGGCCGCGATCATGTGGACCTACCTCTACCTGCCCGAAATCTCCCCGTTCGCGGGACATTTGAGCTTCAGCCTGCTGAGTTCCCACGTCATCCTGGGGTCAATGGCCAACATGACGACGTGGACGTTCACCGGCTACAACATGCTGATCTTCTTGGCCGCCCTCCAGGCCGTTCCCTCGGAACTCTACGAGGCCGCGCGCATCGACGGTGCTTCTGGGTGGCAGATCATGACGAAGATCAAGATTCCGATGGTTCGCGGAGCAGCGCTGTTGGCCGTGCTGCTGTCGATCATCGGTACTGTCCAGCTGTTCAACGAGCCGACTGTTTTGGCCACCGTCGCCACCTGGATGCCCCGTGACTACACCCCGATGATGATGGCTTACAACACCATGAACGGAAACATCAGCCCGAGCGGAGCCGGACCGGCTTCGGCGGTATCCATCATGATGGCGTTGGTCGCCGGAGTGCTCGCAATGATCTATGCCCTCGTGCAGAGGAAGGCGGACTGA
- a CDS encoding ABC transporter substrate-binding protein, which yields MASVAAIVAGTLVLGACGSPSEGSGSPSQSSSQSAAASGPVTIKYLHRLPDGEGMTKVADIVKKWNSEHPDIKVETTKFPGEAKELMPKLEADVKAGTAPCLVQAGYAEVPDMYVKGLVEDVTGEAEKYKDHFSGAYGQMSVGGKVVGLPQDTGPLVYVYNETEFKKLGIEVPKTSDELLAAAKKAAAKGKYILGFEPDETQSMLSAQSAAAGAVWYSAEGDKWKVDANGDKTKVVADFWQQALDDKSALTDPRWSDAYTKDLVSGKLIGNIAAAWETGFVLDPLDKTPYAGQWRVAQLPSFGGSDLTGPDGGSGVAVVKGCKYAAQAMQFNDWFNTQVKDLASQGLVPAAKSQVTTPEKMKKQFGGQDVMAELAKANEKLAPEFGYIPGFAVVGSKMGEKAADAAAGKAKVADIFQTAQDTSVKALKDAGLPVNE from the coding sequence ATCGCTTCTGTAGCTGCGATCGTCGCAGGCACGCTCGTTCTCGGTGCCTGTGGCTCTCCTTCGGAGGGCTCCGGTTCGCCGAGCCAGAGCTCCTCGCAGTCTGCTGCCGCATCCGGCCCAGTCACCATCAAGTACCTGCACCGTCTGCCTGACGGCGAAGGTATGACGAAGGTTGCCGACATCGTCAAGAAGTGGAACTCCGAGCATCCTGACATCAAGGTTGAGACGACGAAATTCCCCGGCGAGGCCAAGGAGTTGATGCCGAAGCTCGAGGCCGACGTCAAGGCCGGAACCGCCCCCTGCTTGGTGCAGGCCGGTTACGCCGAGGTCCCGGACATGTACGTCAAGGGTTTGGTCGAAGATGTCACCGGCGAGGCCGAGAAGTACAAGGATCACTTCTCCGGTGCGTACGGACAGATGTCGGTCGGCGGCAAGGTTGTGGGTCTGCCCCAGGACACCGGCCCGCTGGTTTACGTTTACAACGAGACGGAGTTCAAGAAGCTCGGCATCGAGGTTCCGAAGACCTCTGATGAGTTGCTCGCTGCTGCCAAGAAGGCCGCAGCCAAGGGCAAGTACATCCTCGGGTTCGAGCCTGACGAGACGCAGAGCATGCTGTCCGCCCAGAGTGCCGCCGCAGGAGCGGTCTGGTACTCCGCTGAGGGCGACAAGTGGAAGGTCGACGCCAATGGTGACAAGACCAAGGTTGTTGCCGATTTTTGGCAGCAGGCCCTAGACGACAAGAGCGCTTTGACTGATCCCCGTTGGAGTGACGCCTACACGAAGGACCTCGTCAGCGGAAAGCTCATCGGCAACATTGCCGCTGCTTGGGAGACCGGCTTCGTGCTCGATCCGCTGGACAAGACACCTTACGCCGGCCAATGGCGTGTCGCTCAGCTACCATCCTTCGGTGGGTCCGACCTGACGGGCCCTGACGGTGGTTCCGGCGTGGCCGTCGTCAAGGGCTGCAAGTACGCTGCCCAGGCGATGCAGTTCAACGACTGGTTCAACACCCAGGTCAAAGACCTCGCCAGTCAGGGCTTGGTCCCCGCTGCCAAGAGTCAGGTGACCACCCCCGAGAAGATGAAGAAGCAGTTCGGCGGGCAGGATGTGATGGCTGAGCTGGCCAAGGCCAACGAGAAGCTTGCTCCTGAGTTCGGCTACATCCCAGGATTCGCCGTGGTGGGTTCGAAGATGGGCGAGAAGGCCGCCGATGCCGCTGCCGGTAAGGCCAAGGTTGCCGATATCTTCCAGACCGCCCAGGACACCTCGGTCAAGGCACTCAAGGATGCTGGTTTGCCGGTCAACGAGTGA
- a CDS encoding LacI family DNA-binding transcriptional regulator, which yields MHDVARVAGVSHATVSRVLNGSTKVAPATARAVADAIVTTGYAPNRAARSLRIQSTDTVVLVVRENVNVFYTEPTLSPMASGANLRLSEHGYQMLLALVDSPRSAERVGSLIAGGSFDAAILVAMTNEDPLVTRLMTTNIPLATASLPCPGSDIPSVDTDNVGGARAITERLVATGRSKLVAIGGPSWAPVTQMRLDGFHQGAKNTAMGHTTVDGWTLAAGKRAMSELLDRYPDLDGVVAASDLLATGAIRVLNEAGRRVPQDVGVVGFDDAPVAALNDPPLSTVRTDARATGAALADMAVAQIRGQKLPQRHLVLPNDVVWRESA from the coding sequence ATGCACGACGTGGCGCGGGTGGCCGGAGTTTCTCACGCCACGGTGTCGCGGGTTCTCAACGGGTCCACCAAAGTGGCGCCCGCAACCGCCCGTGCTGTTGCTGACGCGATTGTCACGACTGGCTACGCGCCAAATCGCGCAGCCCGGTCGCTGCGGATCCAATCGACTGACACCGTGGTGCTGGTAGTGCGAGAAAACGTCAACGTCTTCTACACCGAGCCGACACTGTCTCCAATGGCATCCGGAGCGAACCTTCGCCTGTCAGAACACGGCTACCAAATGCTGCTGGCGCTCGTCGATTCTCCCCGCTCGGCGGAACGTGTCGGATCGTTGATTGCCGGGGGATCCTTCGACGCGGCAATTTTGGTCGCGATGACCAACGAAGATCCCCTGGTCACCCGTCTCATGACGACGAATATCCCCCTTGCAACAGCGTCCCTGCCCTGCCCCGGATCTGACATCCCATCGGTCGACACTGACAACGTCGGAGGGGCCCGGGCCATCACTGAACGGCTTGTGGCCACGGGTCGGTCGAAACTCGTCGCAATTGGTGGGCCGTCATGGGCCCCCGTCACCCAGATGCGTCTCGACGGCTTCCACCAAGGTGCGAAAAATACCGCCATGGGGCACACCACAGTCGACGGATGGACCCTTGCCGCAGGCAAGCGAGCAATGTCCGAACTCCTCGACCGCTATCCGGACCTCGACGGAGTGGTCGCGGCGTCCGATTTACTGGCCACCGGCGCAATTCGCGTCCTCAACGAGGCGGGTCGACGAGTGCCACAGGACGTGGGAGTCGTCGGATTTGATGATGCACCCGTCGCAGCGCTCAACGATCCTCCGCTGTCAACAGTGCGCACCGACGCCCGGGCCACAGGGGCTGCCCTGGCAGACATGGCCGTCGCGCAGATTCGCGGTCAAAAACTCCCGCAGCGCCACCTCGTGTTGCCCAACGATGTGGTCTGGCGGGAGTCCGCCTGA
- a CDS encoding suppressor of fused domain protein: MSDDNVSPAARLPGDDQPAAERPLDPQDLPEHLAEPTQMPSTGPQVAQAVVEAVGGTPRADGMVDAAEEVRIDVLSFADAPAPGWSTWSTVSLHVEPNAIALADGTSSDIRAELMVVGAPGSDVMGKVLGSCAFAVLRDHWPMAPGIVFGDVVSMYAPNSTTPHLMWCHPFTTPQLDRVEIGDLKVHWLLGVPITEAERHWLEANGFDAFVELLDAKAVNYTDLQRPSVV, encoded by the coding sequence ATGAGTGACGACAATGTCTCCCCTGCAGCACGCCTTCCTGGCGATGACCAGCCGGCGGCAGAGCGACCGCTTGACCCACAAGACTTGCCTGAGCATTTGGCCGAACCGACGCAGATGCCCTCGACCGGCCCTCAGGTGGCCCAGGCTGTCGTCGAGGCAGTCGGCGGTACTCCCCGCGCTGACGGCATGGTCGATGCCGCCGAGGAGGTTCGCATCGACGTGCTGTCCTTCGCGGACGCGCCGGCGCCGGGATGGTCGACCTGGTCGACAGTGAGCTTGCACGTCGAGCCGAACGCCATCGCCCTCGCTGACGGCACCAGTAGTGACATTCGTGCCGAGCTCATGGTGGTGGGCGCTCCCGGTTCCGATGTCATGGGCAAGGTTCTGGGATCCTGCGCTTTCGCGGTACTGCGTGACCACTGGCCGATGGCCCCTGGCATCGTCTTCGGTGACGTCGTGTCGATGTATGCGCCGAATTCCACCACCCCGCACCTGATGTGGTGCCATCCATTCACCACCCCTCAGCTCGACCGGGTAGAAATCGGTGACCTCAAGGTGCACTGGCTGTTGGGAGTGCCAATCACCGAGGCTGAGCGTCACTGGTTGGAGGCGAATGGATTCGACGCATTCGTCGAGCTGCTTGACGCGAAGGCGGTCAATTACACCGATCTGCAGCGTCCGTCGGTGGTGTGA
- a CDS encoding mechanosensitive ion channel family protein, producing the protein MPPLKSDVWTWDTLIHILIIIALAIVARWLLRKGVDWTIRFMVSRSEKREATMPGRTRRILAEATGATLDRQNQRTATVGGLLSNVGVAVIISVALLSGFTTIGIKIAPILTSAGIVGVALAFGAQTLVKDILAGLFIIFEDQYGVGDAVKINEVEGLVEDVGLRVTRIRDWNGAAWYLRNGEITKVGNVTQGWTTSFTDIKVHALEDPNQVIRVIRKVLDDLAVEFEGTLLDKPLVLGVGDITGDTMTFQVMTKCIANQHYDVLRALRRECKDAFDTARIRGAF; encoded by the coding sequence ATGCCTCCGCTGAAATCCGACGTGTGGACATGGGACACTCTGATCCACATCCTCATCATCATCGCCCTTGCGATTGTTGCCCGGTGGTTGCTGCGCAAAGGCGTCGACTGGACGATTCGCTTCATGGTGTCGCGCTCCGAGAAGCGCGAGGCCACCATGCCCGGGCGCACCCGTCGTATCCTCGCCGAAGCGACCGGTGCAACCCTCGACAGACAGAATCAGCGCACCGCGACCGTTGGCGGGCTGCTGTCAAACGTCGGCGTCGCTGTCATCATCAGCGTCGCTCTGCTGTCGGGGTTCACCACCATCGGCATCAAAATCGCCCCGATCCTGACCTCAGCCGGAATCGTCGGCGTGGCGCTGGCCTTCGGCGCGCAGACCCTTGTCAAAGACATCCTGGCGGGACTTTTCATCATCTTCGAGGACCAGTACGGCGTCGGCGATGCTGTGAAGATCAACGAGGTGGAAGGCCTCGTCGAAGACGTTGGGCTGCGCGTCACCCGAATCCGCGACTGGAACGGCGCAGCCTGGTATCTGCGAAACGGGGAAATCACCAAGGTCGGCAATGTCACCCAGGGGTGGACGACCTCGTTCACCGACATCAAGGTCCATGCACTGGAGGATCCCAACCAGGTCATTCGCGTCATTCGAAAGGTTCTCGACGATCTCGCGGTCGAGTTCGAGGGCACCCTCCTCGACAAGCCCTTGGTCCTGGGCGTGGGAGACATCACCGGCGACACCATGACTTTCCAGGTGATGACGAAGTGCATCGCCAACCAGCATTACGACGTCCTGCGTGCCCTACGCCGCGAGTGCAAGGACGCCTTCGACACCGCGAGAATTCGCGGGGCCTTCTGA